The genomic DNA GTCGACGCGGTGCCCTTCGGCGGTCATGCGCTTCGCTATCCGGTCGGCCGTCTCGCGCTTGGCGCAGAAGATGATGCTCTGGCCGATGGTCAGGAGGTTGTACAGCTCGACCAGCACCTCGTACTTGTGCTCCTCGGTATGGCAGTCCATGTAGAACTGCTTGATGCTCTCCACACTCAGCTCCTCCTGCTTCAGGCGGATCTCgttcgcgctcggcgcaaaCTTGACCGCAAAGTTGTGCACGTTTTCGGGGAACGTCGCGGAAAAGAGCACCAGCTGGCAGGTCTTGGGCATGGTGTTCTTGACGCGGATGCTCTGCTCGCCCAGTCCCTGCTGGTCGAGCATGttgtcggcctcgtccaggaCAAACACCTTGACAGCCGAcgggtcgagcgcgcgcgtcttgaTCAGGTCAAACGTCTtgccgggcgtgccgacaATCAGGTGCGCGGCCACTTTTTCGCCGCGCTTGATCGCGTCAGGGATCGCGTAGGCGGTCTTGACGGGGGTAAACTTGCCCATGGCCTGTACCACGTCCATAATCtggcgcgcaagctcgcgcGAGGGCGCAAGCGCAATCGCCTGCGGCTTCTCCACCGAGTAGTCGATGCGGGAGAGCATGGTCAGCACAAACGCCGCCGTCTTGCCGGTGCCGGACTGCGACTGGCCGATCATGTTGCGGGGGGGGTTCTGCAGAAGAAGGgggagcgcacgctcctggATCTTGGACGGCTTGGTAAACTTCATCGAGTAGATGCCTTTGAGCAGGTCGGCATGCAGGCCGAGATCGTCAAAGGACTTGACCGAGTACAGCGGCGA from Malassezia japonica chromosome 1, complete sequence includes the following:
- the DBP5 gene encoding RNA helicase (EggNog:ENOG503NUUC; BUSCO:EOG09261MPU; COG:A); this translates as MADAAVESLSSRLGGILADAFNEDEDEDELPGGPVPMKKTDGKEAPKDAPQDEPPKAEPPKAEPQEAPKSEPSTSALTESQYDVQVTLADQQADPNSPLYSVKSFDDLGLHADLLKGIYSMKFTKPSKIQERALPLLLQNPPRNMIGQSQSGTGKTAAFVLTMLSRIDYSVEKPQAIALAPSRELARQIMDVVQAMGKFTPVKTAYAIPDAIKRGEKVAAHLIVGTPGKTFDLIKTRALDPSAVKVFVLDEADNMLDQQGLGEQSIRVKNTMPKTCQLVLFSATFPENVHNFAVKFAPSANEIRLKQEELSVESIKQFYMDCHTEEHKYEVLVELYNLLTIGQSIIFCAKRETADRIAKRMTAEGHRVDSLHGKLDNAARDTTIDNFRSGRSKVLIATNVIARGIDIQQVTLVINYDMPLTQTGQPDSETYLHRIGRTGRFGRKGVSINFVHDAKSKREMEAIEQALHCKVVPVQTDDVEAMEATIKDALKASA